The following proteins come from a genomic window of Salvia hispanica cultivar TCC Black 2014 chromosome 4, UniMelb_Shisp_WGS_1.0, whole genome shotgun sequence:
- the LOC125218973 gene encoding scarecrow-like protein 3, whose translation MVPEEGSSSVSSSPLQMFSMMSLSPGLGSPYPWLREMKSEERGLCLIHLLLACAKHVAAGSIENANTGLDYITHIASPNGDTMQRIAAYFTEALADRVLKGWPGLHKALNSTKIISPAEDLLVHRLFFEFCPFLKLSYVITNQAILEAMEGEKVVHIIDLHCFEPAQWVSLIQALSTRVEGPPHLRITGIHHEKSVLEQVAIRLNEEAEKLDLPFQFHPIVSQLESLDVGCLRVKTGEAVAISSVLQLHSLLAFDDAKAIKSPNGVLLRDFLDKDLLPTKSKMAGFLDGMLGLSPKLVVVTEQESNHNGTGLMDRMMEALNFYAALFDCLEYTAPCDQRQKIESMVYGREIKDIVACEGVERRARHEKLERWIHRMESAGFGKVCLSYHVMMQARRLLHSYNYDGYKVRDQNGCFVICWQDQPLFSVSAWRFRPPR comes from the coding sequence ATGGTTCCGGAAGAGGGATCGTCGTCTGTGAGCTCGTCTCCGTTGCAGATGTTCTCAATGATGTCACTATCACCCGGCTTAGGGTCCCCATACCCTTGGCTGAGGGAGATGAAATCCGAAGAGAGAGGCCTCTGTCTCATCCATCTCCTCCTGGCCTGCGCCAAGCATGTCGCTGCTGGGAGCATCGAGAATGCCAACACGGGGCTGGACTACATCACGCACATAGCCTCTCCCAACGGGGACACGATGCAGAGGATCGCAGCATACTTCACCGAGGCTCTGGCTGACCGCGTGCTCAAGGGCTGGCCCGGGCTGCACAAGGCCCTCAACTCGACCAAGATAATCTCCCCAGCCGAGGACCTCCTCGTGCACAGGCTCTTCTTCGAGTTCTGCCCTTTTTTGAAACTCTCTTATGTGATCACAAACCAGGCGATCTTGGAGGCGATGGAGGGGGAGAAGGTGGTCCACATAATCGACCTGCATTGCTTCGAGCCGGCCCAGTGGGTCAGCCTCATCCAGGCGTTAAGTACGCGCGTGGAGGGGCCGCCTCATTTAAGGATCACGGGGATCCACCACGAGAAGTCTGTGTTGGAACAAGTAGCCATCCGGTTGAACGAGGAGGCAGAGAAGCTGGACCTCCCCTTCCAGTTCCATCCCATTGTCAGCCAGTTGGAGAGTCTGGATGTCGGGTGCCTACGTGTCAAGACAGGGGAGGCCGTCGCGATAAGCTCGGTTCTCCAGCTGCATTCTCTCCTGGCCTTTGATGATGCCAAGGCCATCAAGAGCCCGAACGGGGTGCTCTTGAGGGACTTCCTCGACAAGGACTTGCTGCCTACGAAATCTAAGATGGCGGGCTTCTTGGATGGGATGTTGGGGCTGTCACCGAAGCTGGTGGTGGTGACTGAGCAAGAATCCAACCACAACGGGACCGGCTTGATGGATAGGATGATGGAGGCTTTGAACTTTTACGCAGCGCTGTTCGACTGCTTGGAGTACACCGCGCCATGTGATCAGAGGCAGAAGATCGAGAGCATGGTGTACGGAAGGGAGATCAAGGACATTGTTGCGTGTGAAGGCGTGGAGAGACGGGCGAGGCATGAGAAGCTGGAGAGATGGATTCATAGGATGGAGTCAGCTGGATTTGGGAAGGTGTGTTTGAGCTACCATGTGATGATGCAAGCCAGGAGGCTGTTGCATAGCTACAACTATGATGGCTACAAAGTCAGAGATCAAAATGGTTGCTTTGTCATTTGCTGGCAGGATCAGCCACTCTTCTCTGTCTCTGCTTGGAGGTTTAGACCACCAAGATGA
- the LOC125221081 gene encoding uncharacterized protein LOC125221081 — protein sequence MVAKFLSGLNADLQPLRDSLMASDTIPTLSNALSRVLRVSTGRTESTSFESSAMSARGRGSYGGRGRGQGLGRGRGRGFHDRLCDHCGRSNHESDKCWKKFGKPDWANNTEFTAPSSSSTTDASTSVAAFAVSPGTCRQRGRLVEDMSVAVCTIWILFHLSLLVLPLLLCLHISGIVVLVICLLPVFVV from the exons ATGGTAGCAAAATTTTTGTCAGGTCTTAATGCTGATCTCCAGCCACTTCGAGATAGCTTGATGGCTAGTGATACCATTCCAACGTTGTCTAACGCGTTGTCTCGCGTTCTTCGTGTCTCCACTGGGCGCACGGAATCCACCTCTTTTGAGAGTTCAGCTATGTCTGCTCGCGGTCGAGGTTCGTATGGTGGACGTGGCCGTGGACAGGGACTTGGCCGAGGTCGAGGAAGAGGGTTTCATGATCGACTATGTGATCATTGTGGTCGTTCGAATCACGAGTCTGATAAATGTTGGAAGAAGTTTGGCAAACCAGATTGGGCTAACAACACTGAGTTTACTGCGCCAAGTTCTTCATCTACTACTGATGCTTCTACCTCTGTAGCTGCATTTGCTGTGTCTCCTG GAACCTGCAGACAAAGAGGACGATTGGTGGAGGACATGAGCGTGGCGGTCTGTACTATTTGGATCCTGTTTCACCTATCTCTCCTAGTGCTCCCTCTGCTGCTGTGTCTCCATATCAGTGGCATTGTCGTCTTGGTCATCTGTCTTCTTCCAGTCTTCGTAGTTTAG
- the LOC125217784 gene encoding calmodulin binding protein PICBP-like, giving the protein MVQRKHTLLHLQPVHTHHHDSATKSPRGADLKAKKMKKSAPIKRPKAATPNYMKPTTSSDARKEQPQSRSPSPSSKKSATKPSFKPSSKTVDAKTATCSSTLKDSKFPPFLSLNKKGHSDIKVCPYTYCSLNGRRHPPLSSFISAARRARAPPARPDDDPFFVEIYTAPQERVSDQESFDDDNTCMDWESGYGYGVLLQYDYKAEDAMEIKHEFVEEKVVCFDEVLIDEAAQESFDENGGFDSNSFSSSEISTPLQEEEEEEKGGRNEEYLVCDAFSSREISTPLQKEEEKEEKGGGRNEEISSLDVVIKEYLPKEDMITLLQFAASSKKIAEEGDEAVGFNPRAPNFLDVEEDAEGERVDLRHQDVNERRNSEEWMVDYALRQVVTKLAPAKKKKVALLVEAFERVMPLPFDHHLTQFDHPRSMLACS; this is encoded by the coding sequence ATGGTGCAAAGAAAGCACACCCTCCTCCATCTCCAACCCGTCCACACCCATCACCATGACTCCGCCACGAAGAGCCCTCGCGGCGCTGACCTCAAGGccaagaagatgaagaaatccGCCCCTATCAAGCGCCCCAAAGCGGCGACGCCCAACTACATGAAGCCCACCACCAGCTCCGACGCCAGAAAGGAGCAACCGCAGTCGAGATCACCATCCCCGTCGAGCAAGAAAAGCGCAACGAAGCCGAGCTTCAAACCCTCTAGTAAGACCGTTGATGCAAAGACAGCTACATGCTCCTCCACCTTGAAAGACTCCAAGTTTCCTCCTTTTCTTTCCCTTAACAAAAAAGGCCACTCTGATATCAAAGTCTGCCCCTACACCTACTGCTCCCTCAACGGCCGCCGCCACCCGCCCCTGAGTTCCTTCATCTCGGCTGCCAGGCGGGCCCGAGCACCCCCTGCTCGACCCGATGATGATCCTTTCTTCGTTGAAATTTACACGGCCCCGCAAGAGCGAGTCTCTGATCAGGAATCCTTCGACGATGATAACACTTGTATGGATTGGGAGAGTGGTTATGGATACGGCGTGCTTCTGCAATATGATTACAAAGCAGAGGATGCAATGGAAATCAAACACGAATTTGTGGAGGAAAAAGTTGTCTGCTTCGATGAGGTTTTGATTGATGAAGCCGCGCAGGAGTCCTTTGATGAAAACGGCGGCTTCGACTCTAATTCCTTTTCTAGCAGCGAAATTTCAACACCTcttcaagaagaagaagaagaagaaaaaggaggaAGAAATGAAGAATATCTGGTGTGTGATGCCTTTTCAAGCAGAGAAATTTCAACACCTcttcaaaaagaagaagaaaaagaagagaaagggggaggaagaaatgaagaaatttCTTCATTAGATGTTGTAATTAAAGAATATCTTCCAAAAGAGGACATGATTACTCTGCTTCAGTTTGCAGCTAGCTCGAAGAAGATAGCAGAGGAAGGCGATGAAGCGGTAGGTTTCAATCCACGAGCACCGAATTTCCTGGATGTGGAGGAGGATGCGGAGGGGGAGAGGGTTGATCTGAGGCATCAGGATGTGAATGAGAGGAGGAACTCAGAGGAATGGATGGTGGATTATGCACTAAGACAAGTGGTGACGAAGCTCGCCCCTgctaagaagaagaaggttgCTCTGCTTGTTGAGGCATTTGAGAGAGTCATGCCATTGCCATTTGATCACCACTTGACCCAGTTTGATCACCCAAGGTCTATGCTGGCTTGCAGCTGA
- the LOC125218974 gene encoding dirigent protein 21-like, which translates to MSTLFALTLILLSVSAILTNAKFSEQSLELQSAHRADKVSHLHFYFHDVVSGKDPTTILVAGKRNAFGMTTIIDDPLTEGPEPESRVVGRAQGLYTQSTKVGAALHLAMTFVFKEGKYNGSSISILGNNPYLEAVRELPVVGGTGAFRFARGYALAKTKKFVVRTGNAVVEYNVFVMHH; encoded by the coding sequence ATGAGCACTCTTTTTGCCCTGACCCTCATCCTTCTCTCAGTATCTGCTATACTAACCAATGCCAAATTCTCCGAGCAGTCCCTCGAACTGCAGAGTGCTCACCGTGCTGACAAGGTGAGCCATCTGCACTTCTACTTCCATGATGTAGTCAGCGGGAAGGACCCGACTACCATCTTGGTCGCAGGGAAGAGGAATGCATTTGGCATGACCACAATCATAGATGATCCCTTGACAGAAGGGCCGGAGCCCGAATCAAGAGTGGTTGGGAGGGCTCAGGGACTGTATACCCAATCCACAAAGGTTGGTGCGGCTCTGCACCTGGCGATGACCTTCGTGTTCAAGGAGGGCAAGTACAACGGGAGCTCGATCAGCATACTTGGGAACAACCCGTATCTTGAAGCAGTGAGAGAGCTGCCGGTTGTCGGAGGCACTGGAGCCTTCCGTTTCGCCCGTGGCTATGCCTTGGCCAAGACTAAGAAGTTTGTGGTGCGGACAGGGAATGCTGTGGTTGAATACAATGTCTTTGTAATGCATCATTGA